GTGTCGTTGGTAGGGATGGTCAAGGCTACTAATACACCTGCTATAGTTGCATGAATACCCGAGTGATGAACAAAATACCATACAAAAACCCCTGGAATTAAATAAAGGTAAGGATTTTGTATGTTTAGTCTGTTCATAGCGATTAATACGGCTAATGCTATTGCGGCATAACCAAGGTACGTTGTCTCGATACCCGACGAATAGAAAAACGCAATGACTAAAATCGCGATAAGGTCGTCAACAATGGCTAATGCAGCTAAAAATATTTTCAGACTAGCTGGCACCTTGTTGCCGAGCAAACTGATTACGGCTAGAGCGAATGCGATATCTGTCGCCATTGGAATTCCCCATCCCGACGCGGCCTCAGATCCGGCGTTCAAGCTTAAATAGACTAATGCTGGAACAACAGCTCCCCCCAATGCGCACAATATGGGTAGAGAGGCTTTCTTAGGTGAAGATAGTTCTCCTTCGACAATTTCTCGTTTGATTTCCAGCCCTACCATTAGGAAGAAGATGGCCATCAATCCATCGTTTATCCATAAGAGGATGGAATATTTCAAGTGAATCGACTCATTTTCAAATCCCAATTGTCGATCAAGTAGTTGTTGCAAAGGTTGAGCAAAACTGCTGTTGGCTACAATCATAGAAATAATGACAGCGAAAAATAGCAAGGTACCTCCTGCATTACTAGAACGGAGGAAATTTTTAAATACGTTGAGGTTAATCAATTGAGGCATAATTTATTTTTTAGATTCCCAAATAGGAACATTCGGTATATTATAGGTTTTGTTATAAAATCGAGGATTTTGACCTACGCTTTTTTGCATAGCATAATCTTGTTCTAAAAGAACTACTTTTTTATGGAGTAATAGAATTGCAAGAATGTTGAGCCAGGCCATCAACCCAACACCGATGTCGCCCAATTGCCATGCTGTAGATGCTGTCGTTATACAGCCTTGGAAAATTGAAACTAATAGCAAGAAGCGTAATCCCCAAATATATAGGCTGTTCTTTTGTTCCTGGAATAGAAAGTTAACATTTGTTTCGGCGATATAATAATACGCCATAATGGTAGTAAATGCAAAAAATGCTAAGGCAATCGCTACAAAAGAACTTCCTAATAGCGGAAAGTGGAGAGAAACGGCCATTTGGGTAAATGTGGGGCCCATTTCAATACCTTTCAAATTTTCAATGATAAAATTACCATCTGCACCCTGAACGTTGTATTGTCCCGTAAATAATATCATCAAGGCCGTGGCCGTACATACGAACAGTGTGTCGACATAAACCGAAAATCCTTGAACAAGCCCCTGTTTGAAGGGATGATCTACTTCAGCCGCCGCAGCAGCGTGCGGTGCGGTGCCTTGCCCAGCTTCGTTACTGTAAATTCCTCTCTTTACACCCCAAGAAATGGCGGCGCCTACGATACCGCCAAAGGTAGCGTCCAAACTGAAGGCAGATCGGAAAATCAGAGAAAATACGGATGGAATTTCTTGATAGTTGATGCCAATGATCACGAGTGCCATTAAAATATAAATACCTGCCATAAAAGGAACGACTAATTCAGAAACCTTCCCAATGCGTTTTACCCCTCCAACTATAATGAGTCCCATGAGAATAATTAATATCCCAGCGGTTACAAATCCTGAAGTGCCAAATGCAGTATCCATGGCTACAGCGATGCTGTTTGATTGGACGCTAGGTAATAGGAAGCCTGTGCTTACGATGGTTACAACTGCAAAAATTATAGCAAAAGCTTTGTTTTTCAAGCCATAGTGAATATAATAAGCTGGACCGCCTCGATATTCGCCATTAATTTCTTGTTTATATAGCTGACCTAATGTGGCCTCGACAATGGCTGAGGCACTCCCAACAAAGGCTATGACCCACATCCAAAATATTGCTCCTGGGCCTCCCATCCCTATGGCTGTTGCTACTCCGGCAATGTTTCCTGTTCCTACCCGGCCAGATATTGCCAAGGAAAAAGCTTGGAAAGATGAAATGCCTTTTGACGATGCTTTACCCGAGAATAATAGACGAATCATTTCATTGAGGTAGCGCAATTGAGGCAATCGGAAACGAATTGTAAAATAGGTTCCTGTCAAAAGACAGAGGTAAACCAATAATTCCGACCAAACCAACTTATAGATATTATCAACGATTTTTTGCAGTATTTCCATAGACGATGGCTGCAAAATATAAAAAGATGACCGATTAAGTAGAATTATTATATAGATTATATTTATAAAGTTTAATACCTGCAATAATATTTTGTAATTAACGTTTCAGAAATTCCTTAATGTTTCGGTTATCGCCATAAATCACAATGATTTCACCTTGTTGCAATACAGTGTCTGGTTTTGGTATTCCATGTAAGACCGTAGTCACGATCTTACTTTTTCCAATCAATGAATCGCGCTCTGTTTTTTTGAGTATG
The DNA window shown above is from Sphingobacterium hotanense and carries:
- a CDS encoding TrkA C-terminal domain-containing protein; translation: MEAVVPEKYVGRSIQEIGFREHYEILVLTILKKTERDSLIGKSKIVTTVLHGIPKPDTVLQQGEIIVIYGDNRNIKEFLKR
- the nhaA gene encoding Na+/H+ antiporter NhaA, with translation MPQLINLNVFKNFLRSSNAGGTLLFFAVIISMIVANSSFAQPLQQLLDRQLGFENESIHLKYSILLWINDGLMAIFFLMVGLEIKREIVEGELSSPKKASLPILCALGGAVVPALVYLSLNAGSEAASGWGIPMATDIAFALAVISLLGNKVPASLKIFLAALAIVDDLIAILVIAFFYSSGIETTYLGYAAIALAVLIAMNRLNIQNPYLYLIPGVFVWYFVHHSGIHATIAGVLVALTIPTNDTDIESPLERLEHALVKPVNLLIIPIFAFANTNITLESSMVQGLTSSLGLGISLGLLLGKPIGILLTAFLCQKLKLSTLPENSTWRHILGVGLLAGIGFTMSIFIALLSFESVIHIAEAKLAILLTSLLAGVVGYLVLRSGKNWNAISRTAIK
- a CDS encoding alanine/glycine:cation symporter family protein is translated as MQVLNFINIIYIIILLNRSSFYILQPSSMEILQKIVDNIYKLVWSELLVYLCLLTGTYFTIRFRLPQLRYLNEMIRLLFSGKASSKGISSFQAFSLAISGRVGTGNIAGVATAIGMGGPGAIFWMWVIAFVGSASAIVEATLGQLYKQEINGEYRGGPAYYIHYGLKNKAFAIIFAVVTIVSTGFLLPSVQSNSIAVAMDTAFGTSGFVTAGILIILMGLIIVGGVKRIGKVSELVVPFMAGIYILMALVIIGINYQEIPSVFSLIFRSAFSLDATFGGIVGAAISWGVKRGIYSNEAGQGTAPHAAAAAEVDHPFKQGLVQGFSVYVDTLFVCTATALMILFTGQYNVQGADGNFIIENLKGIEMGPTFTQMAVSLHFPLLGSSFVAIALAFFAFTTIMAYYYIAETNVNFLFQEQKNSLYIWGLRFLLLVSIFQGCITTASTAWQLGDIGVGLMAWLNILAILLLHKKVVLLEQDYAMQKSVGQNPRFYNKTYNIPNVPIWESKK